The Methanocella arvoryzae MRE50 DNA window GGACAAGTTCAGCCCGGCGGCGACGGAGATGACGCAGTTGCTTCTCCGGGAATCCCTGGCCCAGCTGAATGCGGGCATCCCCGAGCTCAAGGACCTGTCCGTGAAGAATGTTGCCTTCTTCGCCGTGGCCCAAAATCTGCTAGCGGACTCCTGGGACAGCGTTCCGGCTGAAGCCAGAAGCCTCGCAGAAGCAGAATTAAAGCTTATCGAAGCCCACGAGGGCTTCGCCGACTCGCCCATTTTCGGCATGAAGGAGGACTACAGCCAGTATGTGCCCCGGGGCCACTATACCCGGAACGACACCCTGAAAAAGTACTTCAAGGCCATGATGTGGTATGGCCGCATGTCGTTCAGCCTGTACAGGCAGCCGGGCGCAGAGCCGGACCTGGACAGCACCAGGCAGGCGATCATGATCTCGCTGGCGCTGAAAGACAGAGCGCTGGATCTGTGGAAGTCGGTCTACGACCCGACCGTGTTCTTCGTGGGGGAGACGGACGACCTGTCCATCTACGACTACATGCCGCTGATCCGCGAAGTCTTCGGCAGCCAGGTCTCGCTGGCCGACCTCAAGGACGACGGGAAGGTGCAGGCCTTCATTGAAAAGGCCGCAGCCCTGAAGGCGCCGAAGATCATCTCGGGCCTGATCGTGGACTCGGAGAACAAGAAGGTGCTGAAAGGCTTCCGGCTGATGGGCCAGAGGTTCATCCCGGACTCGTACATCTTCCAGGGCCTGGTCTACGACAAAGTGGGCACACAGGGCAATCCGAGAACCTTCCCCATGGGCCTCGACGTCATGGGAGTGCTGGGCTCAGAGAGGGCTTACGAGATCCTGGACAAGGTCTACGGGCAGACAGAGTATCTGAATTATAAGGAACAGTTCGAGGCGCTGAAAGCAGAGTTTGCCGCCCTCGGCGCGGAGGACTGGACTCAGAATCTCTACTGGTGCTGGCTGTACTGCCTGCTGGCCCTGCTGAACGAGAAGGGCGAAGGCCACCCGTCGTTCATGACCAATCAGGCCTGGGTGGACAAAGACCTTAATACAGCGCTGGGCAGCTGGACCGAGCTGCGGCACGACACGATTCTGTATGCCAAGCAGAGCTACGCAGTCCTGACCTCCATGCCGATCGAGCGGGAAGAAGCGAAAGGCTACGTAGAGCCGAACCCAGAGCTGTACGGCCGACTGGCGTCGCTGACGAAGATGACGATCGACGGGCTGACGTCGAGAGGATTACTTGTAGACGAGTTCTCGCAGAAGCTGGAGAACCTGCACAACCTCCTCGTCTCCCTCAAAGAGATATCGGAAAAAGAGCTAACGGGGACTACCCTGTCCGAGGACGAGTACTGGCTCATCAAGAACATCGGCGGCACCCTCGAAAGCATCGCCACCTTCTCGGCCGAAACCTCTGAAGCGATCGAGAGCGAGGCGGACAAGAAGATGGCCGTCGTGGCAGACGTCCACACCGACCCGAACACGGGCATGGTGCTCGAAGAAGGGGTGGGCAAGCCATACGAGCTACTGGTCATCGTGCCGATCGAGGGTAAGCTGACGCTGGTGACTGGTGCATCGTTCAGCTATTATGAGTTCAAGCACCCGATGAGCGATCGTCTGACAGATGAGGCGTGGCAGGCCATGCTGGCGGAGGGCAAGGCACCGGAACCGCCGGAGTGGACGAAGAGCTTTGCAGGATGAATTATATTTTTCTTATTTCATCGTTTTTTAGGCATGCCTCGGTAGCCTGTCTTATGTTTGTACCCACAACCGTTGCGTTAGCAACCACTAAATATTTATGTTCTCCTAACTAATTCTGTCACTAATGGAAGGGGATATAAAGGATATTGTGCTGGCGCGGCTCGAGCGGCGCCTGAAGGATAAGGATGAGGAGATCCGCTCGCTGAGGGAGCGCATTTTAAAGATGGAGTCGGAAGACCCCAATGACGTTAAGGCACTGGAGGCGAGAGTGACACGCCTGGAGTCAGAGTTGATGGAGACCCAGCTGGCGCTCTCTGAAACCCTGAAGAAAATGTGCAACGTTGAGGCGCTTCTATCAGAGCTGATGGAGAAGACCTCGGAAGACGACGGCGTGATAGAGCTGTCGGACCCGGATCTGGTGCTGGACGGGCAGAAGAACCCGCATGGCCTGGAACTGTACGACAAGTATGTGGCAGCGAAAACAGACCCGGCAAGCCTTATGAAGGAGATCGAAAAGGAGAACAAGGGCACTCCCGGAGACGCGCTGAGCTTCTTCAAGGTCTCTAGAAATACCTGAGCGTCCCGTCGACGTGATTTTCATGCACATCAAGGAGATCGAGCTGTCTAACTTTAAGTCATTTGCCAGAAAGGTCAAAGTGCCTTTCTACGATGACTTCACCACCATCTCGGGCCCCAACGGCTCGGGCAAGAGCAACATCATAGACAGCATTCTCTTTTGCCTCGGCCTCTCGAACTCCCGCACCATGAGGGCTGAGAAGCTCACTGATCTGATTTACAGTGTGGACGGTAAGAGCCCGGGCACTGCAGAGGTCACGATCCGCTTCGATAACGTTGACAGGGAGTTGCCGATCGACCTGGACGAGATCACCGTCACGAGGAGAATCAAGTCCAGCGACAGCGGCTACTATAGCTATTACTATTTCAACGATAAGCCCAGCTCGCTCAACGAGATCCACGAGCAGCTGGCGAAGGCCAGAATTTCCCAGGACGGTTACAACGTAGTCCTCCAGGGCGACGTTACCAGAATCATCAGCATGAGCGACACCGAGCGGCGGAAGATCATCGACGAGATCGCCGGCACCGCGGAGTTCGACGACAAGACAGACAAAGCGCTCTCAGAGCTGGAAGTGGTCAGGGAGCGGATCGAGCGGGTTAATATCATCATCGCAGAGGTCGAGGCCAGGCTTTCCCAGTTAAAGAGGGAGAGGGATCAGGCGCTGCTTTACCAGTCGTACAGGGACGAGAAGATCAAGAACGAGGGCTACCTGCTCTTATCGGAGCTGAAAGAGGCCCGGAAGTCGCTGGACTCGCTGCTGGAAGACCTGAGAGACAAGACCGCGAAGCGTGAAGCCATCATCGCCGAAGTTGAGGCAAAGGTGATCGCAGTCGACAAACTCAAGGC harbors:
- a CDS encoding DUF3160 domain-containing protein; the encoded protein is MTDGRMNRRKFLKAAGAASALFLGSGVLGCISADTRTPGTLPGTSPTYTITGNVATKFAEFAPVPVGVTPSLPAYTVSDLAAVAGADKVSLDSAGKDLLTRNLFIARPSRYDQVYEIYKHCKDSGTPVIVTSDSVLHTYHILFDYTLRILEVDKFSPAATEMTQLLLRESLAQLNAGIPELKDLSVKNVAFFAVAQNLLADSWDSVPAEARSLAEAELKLIEAHEGFADSPIFGMKEDYSQYVPRGHYTRNDTLKKYFKAMMWYGRMSFSLYRQPGAEPDLDSTRQAIMISLALKDRALDLWKSVYDPTVFFVGETDDLSIYDYMPLIREVFGSQVSLADLKDDGKVQAFIEKAAALKAPKIISGLIVDSENKKVLKGFRLMGQRFIPDSYIFQGLVYDKVGTQGNPRTFPMGLDVMGVLGSERAYEILDKVYGQTEYLNYKEQFEALKAEFAALGAEDWTQNLYWCWLYCLLALLNEKGEGHPSFMTNQAWVDKDLNTALGSWTELRHDTILYAKQSYAVLTSMPIEREEAKGYVEPNPELYGRLASLTKMTIDGLTSRGLLVDEFSQKLENLHNLLVSLKEISEKELTGTTLSEDEYWLIKNIGGTLESIATFSAETSEAIESEADKKMAVVADVHTDPNTGMVLEEGVGKPYELLVIVPIEGKLTLVTGASFSYYEFKHPMSDRLTDEAWQAMLAEGKAPEPPEWTKSFAG